Below is a window of 'Nostoc azollae' 0708 DNA.
AATTTTTCACAGCTTTACATCATTTGGCATTACCAAGTTTGACTTTAGGAATTTTGCTCAGTGGCATTTTTGAGCGTATTGTGCGGGTGAATTTAAAGCAGACCTTAAAAGCTGATTATGTAGAAGCTGCTAGGGCGCGAGGAATTCCAGAAAATAATATTTTAGTGTCCCATGCTTTAAAGAATGCCTTAATTCCCGTAATTACAGTATTAGGATTAACATTTGCTTCCCTATTAGGAGGAGCAATTTTAACGGAAGTAACTTTTTCGTGGCCGGGGTTAGCAAATAGATTATATCAAGCCATTTCTGACCGGGATTACCCAACGGTGCAGGGGGTGTTAGTATTTTTTAGTGCGATCGTTGTGACTGCGAGTATTTTAATTGATATTCTCAATGCTTATGTAGATCCGCGAATTAGATATTAGGTATTTCCAAAAAATAATTAATCCTATCTTGTGGTGCGGGCATCTTACCAGCCTTTTGTTGTGTAATTTTTAGTTACCCCAAGGTAAAAGTCAGAACTGTTAGACCCCAACAAAACGGATGTATTTAGTACATAAGAACTAGTTAGTGGTAGAATTGACTAGAATTTATTGGCGCTAAATAGGGATTACTAGTATTAAGTTAGATATTCTCTTAATAAAGACGACTAAGTACAAAATTAAACCCGGTTCAAAATCATTATACCTCTTACAGAATTAATTTTATGTTATAAAAAGGGGTTGTCTTTGTTTTAGCCAAAAGTTAGAGTTACACTGTTATGTTTGAATTAGCGATCACAAAGAACACCAAAAATACATAATATCTAAGACTCTCGATCATACCACAGAAACAATTTTGCAAGAGGTCTATTGTAATCTCCTTAATTTAGATTCATATCTTTTATAAGATTGAGCACCTGTAATTACTTCACATGTAGATAATATGGCTAGATTTTTCACACCTAAATCTACACCCAGAATACTGTCTAAATTTGATATTGTCGGTTCTACTTCTATCTGAAAACTAATAAACCATCTGTCCGCTTCACTACTTATCGTTACTAGACACCTCTGAAAATTTACAAAGGAGTCTGTATCTGGCTTTCCATAGTGTTAAAATTAGGAAAGAGGCAAGGAAAGAATCAGGGTTGGGAATAATTACGGAGAGTTCCTATCCATGAAGATGTTGATGACAAATTCATAACTGACCTCATATCCATAACATTTATGAAATGGGCAACACTCATGAACCAATTCCTAATGTGACTAAACCACAAATAGTAAGAATTACTTGTGAGTAAATTGGGGAATTCAGGTGGTGGGGTATTGACAAGTGTGATAGGTGAGGCAGAATATAGCAGTTATGGAAAAGAAGCTGGGACCAAAACTAGACAGAGAGATATTGAAGCAGTTGGGAACAGAGCAACTGGTAGAAATCATTATTGACTAGGCGAAAAGTATAGAGAAGCTAACAAATAGAGTAGTAGAACTGGAAAAAGAAATAGAGAAACTCAAAGTCAGTAGAGATTTAGAAACCATAACATTATCCAAACCACCGTCGGGAGACATCCTCAAAAAAACCGAGAACAAACAACAAGAGAAACCAGAAGAAAACCAGACATGAAAACGGAAACCAAGAGGACAACCAGGGCATAGGGGAAAAAGGAGAAAGGGGTTTGGTGGAGTAGATAGGATAGATTTGAGATAGTGGGACGGCAAGTGTGTGGATGGTGAGCTCAGGGGGAATTATTTGGCGAACTAATAATAAAAATCGAAACACAACAAGTAGGGGAGTTGGTGGACAGGCCAATGGAAGTGGATTTGCAGTGTGTGTGCGGAAACACAAAGGGCACACTGGTCAGCAGAGATAGTACCGGGACAAGATATAGGAATCACACTACAATCTTGTTTGGGATGGATCAATAACTAGGGCCATTGACCCTATGAAAAAGAATACTTCTTGTTGTGGGAACTGGGTCCAATAGAAATTGGAGTGGGAACATTAGTAGGTACCAATGAAGGAATAGATGGTCCAGTGGCTCAAAGTATTCATAGCCTCAAACAGTGGATAAAACAAACCCAGCCTCATATCCTTGGGGATGAAACACTCTGGGTAGTCAAAGGGGTGAAACAATGGTTATGGATTTTTGCCAATAGTGACTTCCCTTTATTTCATGGGCCTGATACTCCTTGTCCTGGCGAATTAGAATCCATTGTGGGTTCAAGTTACTCTGGTGTAATCAGTTCTGATGACTTTACTGCCTATAACGGTTATGCGGTCACAGCTCAACAGAAATGTCAGGCACATCTACCCTACCCCGTCACTTCAAGACACTAATCAAGATTCCTGGCTTCAATCACCAAGAAATTGGCACAACATTCATGGACCTCATAGATGAAGGTTTTAAAAACTACCCTTTATTCCAACAAACCCAAAACCTTCATGAATTCTTGACTTAGCCATCCTAGTTTAAACCGAAAGTTGAATCTTCCATTCATTTATTGATAAAGCCCCAGGGGAACCTGGTAAACTTTTACCTTCCTTAGGCAATAGACCTTGATCATAATTTAGCTGAACCAAGGTTACATTTAGCACTGACACAACGAAAAGTTTGTGGTGGTTCTCTTTCTCTGGAGCTATTCCAACATCCTGCCAATTTATTGACGGTTATACAAACTTGTCGTCGTCAAGCACTTTCTCTAATTGAGTTTTCTGACCAACCTATGAAAGCCATGGTTTACTCTGCTTTCCATACACCTTCTTTAATCCCTCTTCCTTAGACCTGAATGCTTACCTTTCTTTCAGGCATCGAAATTACAGATAAGAAGCCTTTAGACTTTCTGTGCCAGATTGAAGCTACCATTCCCAAATTAGGAAGTTGATACCAATCTCTTCAAGTTGATTAAACTTTCTAAAAACAAAGGACTTACTCATTAGACTTGTCTAAAAAAGATAAAAGGCCTACTGTGAGAGCGTTACACGAACTATAACTGGGGTGAAACACTAATTATGCCTGAAGGCGAAAATAAGGGTTTGGGGATGAAAATATCAAACTTACAGTTTAAAAGTTCTGAGAAACATAGCTTCCTAAAGAAGATAATCTAAAGGCTGATAATTCAAATATTATGATTTAGTATAAATGAATAATTTAGATCTAACCCAACTAATCCACATACTGCCATTATCACCGGATTATAACCATGTCCAGCTAAAGGAAATCTATCACTAGCCACTCGAAAAGTTGTACCTCTACATATGAGATGTTCAACATCAATTCTTCTTGATGATATTTTCTTATTTTCTTCTTTTGAAATCTCTGAAAGTTCAGCTTTTTTGGGCTTCTTATAAGGTGTGGTAATAAATTCTTCTCCTATATAAGCTTTGTCTCCCAAAAATCTCTCTTTGGCATCTAGGTTTTGGCAATTATTTCTAAATACTGTAGTATCGCTTATCTTACCTAATTGTCCAATATAAATATCAACTATGTCTTCACCTCCTGGCAATACTCTAAATTGATTTTTGAGAGTGTGTGTTTTCTTCTTGCATGAATAATATTTTTCCTGCTCTTGATAGTCACCTGGTTTTTCTATAGCTTTCTCTGCATATCTATTATTTATTAATATAAACTGACTCATTCCTTCCCATAATTCTTGATATTTTTGCTCATCTTTTTTTTCTTCTTATATTTGGGAGACAGGTAAAATTTCCCTCAGAATTTCTACCCAATAATGAAATGTGTTATTTGCTTTTGTCCTCCATAGATCAAACAATAATCCTAGAGTTTCAAATGTTGGCTTCTGTCTCAGGTCTACTAGGCATAGACATACTCCCTCCTTTGGGGTCATTTCTGCTTTACATTCTCCTCCAGACGCTATTAACCTAATTTTTCTTTTTTCAATTTCTGCCTGTTTCTCTAGATGCCTTTTTTCTGCTAATGCTACTAATGTGATAAAGTCTTCATACTTAATCCTAATTAATATTTTCGATTCCTGGGGGTATAATTCTATTCTTTCTAGGGTACTTGTCATTCTTGATATACACAGTTACATTTTCTCTGTTTATTTTCCCACAAAATTTCCTTTAAAAATAGGTCTATTGATAAAGTAGCAAAATAGTGTAGTGATAAAAAATCTCATCAACCTTCTATACCTATTTGATAATTAACCAATTTATCAAAAATTCTGACTCCTTACTCCTAACTCCTGAATTCTTACATATTAACATCACTTCAACTGCGCTAATAACACCACAATTTTATCTATTGCTTTCCTCATAACGCTTGCAGGTTGTTCCGATTGATTTACCATAATTAATACTGAACACTAAAGGTTCATGATTAGGAGCATTGACATATCCAGATAGGGAAACTACACCCATCATTGTACCTGCTTTGGCTTGGATAATTCCCTGAGCCGATGTGTTAATAAATCTATTTCTTAAAGAGACACTCATACCTGCAATGGGTAAGGATGCACGAAATATTTCTGCTTGGGAAGATTTAGCCATCACTTGCAAAAGTTGTACCAAGGCTTCTGGACTAATTAAGTTTTTACAAGATAAACCAGAACCATCTACTAATATGTAATTTGTGGGTTAAATTCCCAATTCATTTAAGGTGGTTTTTAAAATTTGCAATCCTACATCGGCTGTAGTTTGATTTTTTGCTAATGGCTGCTGATTAGCTAAATGTCTGAGTAAAGCTTCTGCATACAAATTATTGCTATTGATATTTGTTTCTATCACTAATTCAGATAAAGATGGAGGTTCAACAAATGCTATCTCTTGTACATTCTTCATACCATTAGCTATAGATATTGGTTTAACGGTAATTCCCTTTTTGAGTAAATTATGACGGAAATTTATGAGGAAATTGTCAATGGGCTCAAAAATAGCTAAAGCTGTGATTTCTTGCTGGTTTGGTATTTACAGCTAATTGCCCTTTTATCCGCAATGTTTGTCCTTTAAGATTTAAGATCACGATTGATTTCCACAAAATTCGGTTCATTTTCTTGAAGAGTGACAGCAGTATTTTCAATACTCCATTTATATGCTTCCGTTGGAGCATTCCATTTGATTTGGAATGGCTGATCGATTTTTTGGGGTAACAATCTTAATAGAGAGGCGTTTTCATTTAATATCAAACTATTAACTGGTGCACCATAATAAGCTTGTACGTATTCCCATTGCCAACTGGGATGAATAAGTTCACCTTGAAAATAAGTATCATCAACAATTAATTGATTAATTTGACGAATACCTTGTTGATATAGTTGCTTGGCTAATATTTTCAGTTGCTCATCTTTTCAACTGGGATCTCCTCTACCAACAATCCGTAAAACTCCTTCGCTATCTTGATAAATAGAAGTGGGAACGCGAAAATTTGCTCCTAATTTTTGTAATGCTGCTGCTGTTGTGAACAATTTAGCATTAGAACCAGGAATAAAATATTTATCGGCTTGTCGACTGTAAAGTGTTTGTGGAGATGATAGAGGGTTTACCAAAATTCCCCAACGCATCTTTTTAAAGATAGGACGGTTAATTACAGCATTATATAGATGATTCTAGTTGAGCAGGACAAGTATATTTTGCGGTAGTTGGTGGTGCAACAGGAGTTTGTGCTTGAGCTATTTGGTGGTTAAAACTAACTGGAATACCCAAAAATAGTAGTATCAAGTGCATGGAAATCTTCTGGGAAATCTTCATACTAATTAATGGTAGATTGAATGGAAATGTTTTTATATGTAAAAAGCCCATGATAGTCTAGAATATACTAGTCATGAGCTAAATAAACTTATTTATCCTACAACGGCAAACTCAATAATTCTTTTCGCTAAATGTGGTAATCTCACAATTGAGATACAAAAAGAATTATTCCTATTCTTCCTCTTCCTCTTCATATTCTTCAAACACTTCGTCTATTAGTTCTTCTGCTCGCTCATCGGAAATCTTCAATACTTCCTGAAGCTCAAACAGATAATCTTGATCTGATTCTGATATATCTTCTTCCATCCCTACCACCAATATAGCGGTAATATAAGCGGTTTCACGATAGTTCTTTTTTGTTAAGGATGCGATCGCACTGGGAATTAAATTCTCTGCTTTTTCTTTCTCTCTCAAGGTATTGACTTTTGCTGTCAACTGATCAAAATCTTCCTCAGCGTATTCTTCAAACACTCCAATACCTTCTAGCATTTCCGCTAATGGGTATTCTTCGGTGGGGATAATCCCTTCACCATCAGCAGAGGCTGAAAAAAGTCCCATAATAGCAATCGCTACTTCTGGTTCTAACTTCACTTTACTGCTGCGGCTTTTGAGCAAGTCACATTTAGACATAAATATCCTTGGATTTACTTAACTTCTAAGATTCCCAAATGATTGCAGAAAATTACAGATACTGTTACTTTTTTTCATACATTTGCAGAGAAAGGTAATTTTTTCAACTTAAATTGTTTTTCTCAACTCAGCTAAAGAAACATCATCGGCTAAAGTACCTGTCTGCTGAAGAAGAATAGCTTGACCACTAGGAGAACGTAGCCACTCATCAAATAGCAACTTTCAAAAATCTCCAGTCATCCTCAATTTTTCGACCTGGAATCTTACCGTGTAATGCTTGACGGAGGACTGCTTCAACAGTTATCCGTAAGTATGTTGAAGTTTCTTCGATTGTTAAAACATCAGGTAATGTTGCTTGATTCATGAATGACTCCGTTGGTGTCAGAATAGTGTTAAATTACTATTGTAGTCATCCAGTACTACATTACATTTTCAGCAATTATTCGTACAGTAGAATACTTACAACTTAGTGCCGCACTCAGAACAGAAGTTATGGTTAGGCGAGTTTTTTGTCCCACAATGACTGCAAGCAACTGGCTCATCTGTATTTGTGGGTGGAGGTTTTGGCAAACCAAACATCTGCGCGTTACTCTTGCCAGGGGCTACCATCGGATAGCAGTTTTCATCTCTGGTAACATGAACATCGACAATCACCGGTCCATTGTGTGCCAGCATTTCGGCAATTTTATCTGCCAATTCTTCCCGGCTGCTAATCACCATCCCTTTGATCCCATAAGCCTGTGCTAACAGCTCAATATCTGGCATCCCTACTTCCATATTTGAGCAGGAATAACGTTCACCATAAAAGGCTTCTTGCCATTGACGCACCATTCCCTGCCAACCGTTATTTAAAATTACAGTCTTGATATTTATCCCATACTGTGCTATAGTTCCCAGTTCCTGTAAGCACATTTGGAAACTGGCATCACCGCTAATACAGATCACTTCTTCATCAGGGAAGCCCACTTTAGCACCCATAGCCGCAGGGACACCAAAACCCATTGTTCCTAAACCGGCGCTAGAAATCCAGCGTCTAGGTCCATTTTTGAGGAATTGTGCTGCCCACATTTGATGTTGACCAACATCGGTGGTATAAAAAGCATTGGGTGCTTGACTCCCAACTGCCACAATTACCTCTTGGGGAGAAATGCTGTCAGCATGATGAGGCACAACCAAGGGGTAATCTTGTTTCCAACGGTTAATTAGATTTAACCATTCTTGATTTTGATTAGGTGTAGTTTTTCCCGTTGCGTCTTGACATCGCCGGAGTAAATCAGTTAGAACACTCTTGACATCGCCAACGATAGGAACTTCAGGAACGCGGTTTTTACCAACTTCTGCCGGGTCAATGTCGATGTGAATGACTTTAGCACGGGAAGCAAATTCACCTAATCTTCCTGTTACACGGTCATCAAATCTTGCACCAACACAAATCAGCAAATCACAATCTGTAACCGCAAAATTAGCGTAAGCAGTACCGTGCATCCCCAACATTCCTAAAGATAGGGGATGATGTTCATCAAATGCACCGATACCCATGAGGGTTGTGGTGACGGGGATATTAAATAATTCTGCCAGACGTTTAACTTCTGCGTGGGCATTCGCTGCGATCACACCCCCACCAACATATAATAAGGGTCTACCACTTTCCGTAATCAACTGAATCGCCGCATTAATTTGTCGGGGATTACCTTTAACTGTAGGACGATATCCAGGTAACTTGACTGAACCAGGTTCTACAGGCACATAATCAAATTCTTCCAAAGCCACATCTTTGGGAACATCTATCAAAACTGGTCCTGGTCTGCCTGTATTGGCAATATGGAAGGCTTCAGCCACAATCCGCGCCATATCTTTGGGGTCACGGACTACATAAGAATGCTTGACAATGGGCAGAGTAATACCGTAGATATCCGTTTCTTGGAAAGCATCTGTACCAATTGCCGCTCGTGGTACTTGTCCTGTCACCACAATCATCGGAATGGAATCCATGTAAGCTGTGGCAATACCTGTCACCAAGTTAGTTGCCCCAGGACCAGAAGTCCCAAAACACACTCCTACTTTACCTGTAGCGCGGGCGTAGCCGTCAGCCGCATGGGAAGCACCTTGTTCATGTCTGACAAGAATATGCTTAATTATACCGCTTGCCTCCACTTTATACAGGTCATCATAAATCGGTAGAATTGCCCCACCGGGATAACCAAAAATGTACTCAACACCGTGACGGAGGAGACTATCTAACAAGGCAAAACCGCCAGAAGCCCTTGTAGGAGCGACAATTGGCGAGTTAGAGATAGGAGACTTTTTGTTATTTTCAGATTGTGGGAGACTGATTTGAGAAGGCGATTCTCCTGCGGAGACACTTTGTGAACGCACGGTTAACCTCAAAATATAACTAAAGTTAAGACTTAGATTCTGTATTTATAATTTCATTTTAATGGCAAAGCTCTTATTACCAATGCTTAGAAATCTCTATTTATCAGCATTAATTATCAGCATTAAGGATGGATTATGATTCTACAGGATTTAGATCACATCTTGCAAGACTCTCCTAGTATTGTGCCAAGTCCAGAAACCGATAACTAGGACAGTGAGACTCATTCCGCACAGCACCACTGGCAATCCAAAGACGTTAACCAGCTTGGTTGTAATCAACAGAGGTGCAGAGAGGGCAATATTAATGGCATGATTTTGAAAGCCAAATACCTTACCATGCATTGCTGGGGGAGTGTATTGTTGAATCAAAGTTTGCATTGGCACGTTAATTAGGGCTGCACCTAAACCTAAGACAACGGACAGTCCCAACACTAAAGCTAGGTTCTGAATAAAAATAAACATTCCTAATGCCACTGCCATAAATATAAAACCAATCAAAGGCAAAGGCTTACGATGTAATTTCTGGCCAAAGTGTCCTATAATCCCTGCACCTAAAACCATTCCTACGCCAGCCGCTGCCACAAAAAAGCTAAAATCAGTTTGCTCTAAGTTTAACTTTGCAGCTAATCTAATGGATAATTCCAGGAGTGCAGCAAACACGCAGTACAAGGCGACGATTTGCAGCATAGCATTCCAGATGAGTCCATTTTGTTTGAGATACCGCCAACCTTGTAAGAATTCAGTTAATGGATTAGCTACAGAGGTTTGCAGATCTTCTTTAAAACGAATGGGTAGCATAATTGCCGCAGACAAAAGGTAGAAACCACCTACTAATAGTTCTTTACCAAATTGAAAGTTGAGATATTCAGCCCAGTGCAGAATTGGCTTGCCCACAGCATAGCCAACAATTAATGCTCCCATCATGGTGCTGCTAAATAAGGCATTGGCAGCCATCAGATTCTCTCGTTTCACCATTAGGGGTATAGTGGCTTGTTCGGCAGGAGCAAAAAACTGTGTCACAGTGGAGATACCAAAATTCAGTGCTAATAATATTCCTAACTGTCGTGGCAAGAATGGTATACACAGCGTGAATAACCCACGGATAAGATCAGAAGCAATCATGATCAGCTTTTTTGGCATCCTGTCAACAATGACACCACCAGCAGAACCAAAAAAAATGGCTGGCAGGGTAAAGGCCATGTATAAATAAAGGCGCCCTGTCCCTTCTGACAAATTAGCAGGTAAGTATTTTTTCTCTAATAAGTCAATCATTAGGATTAGTAAAACCTTATCTGCTAACTGGGAAATCAGTTGCCCAATCCACATAAGCATAAAATTGCGGCTTTTTAGCAGTGCGGCAAAGCCGTTATTGACAGCAGTTGGTTCAGTGGGAAACATTTAGATACTATTGACTAATGACTAAGGTAATTGGGCATGGGGCATGGGGCATGGAGCATTGGGCATTGGGCATTAGGAAAATTACTTCCCCATCTCCCCCATCTCCCCCATCTCCCTCATTTCCCTCATCTTCCCCATCTCCCTCATCTTCCATGTCCCCAGTCCCCAATCCCCTTTTTATTCATAGTGTTTTAGTAACAAATGTAAAAATTCAGCAGCATTCAGACGATTCTGGGGTTGGGAACACCCAATTGATTGATCTACCCAATGACCTTGTACCGTTTGGGGCGATCGCCACATTGATAAATGGTCTACTGATGGATCGGCATAAAAATTATCTTCCCCACTACTTAAAATAGCAGAACTCCAATGGGTAAAATAATCATGACTCAAGCGATGTATTGGGAAATTACCCCATAGTGGGACTCCCCAACCATCTATAGCAATAAAAGCTTTGACATGACCGCCCAGGACTTGCCACTTGGTAGCAGCGATAATTGCGCCAATTACACCAGCACTAAAGCTAATGAATATAACAGGCGATTCTAGCTTATTACTCAAGCGATGCCTACGGCGATCAAAGTTATCATGCAAAAACTGCAAAATATGAAATCCTGATAAAGCTAAAATACCTTCCCCTGGGAAAGTAAGTATATCTACTGCGATTCCATTGATGGTTATATCAGTCGCTGGATTTAAGCATTCTGCAATAAAGCTTTCAGTTAATTCTGGTTCATGAATTCCAGGGCAAATAATAATAGTCATTTACTTTGTTATATTGGCAATTATCACACTTTTCATTCTTTAGAAAGATTAAATATTTTAGATTCAATATTTTAAATATTATGTATTTGCATCAAATTTATCAGCTTGTACCTTTGATTTAGTTTTATTTTCAGTTAATTATTACACACATTTGACACTGGTAACTCAAAACACAGTCTCCTATGTAACGTAATAACAACACTATTGTATATTTTTGTGTTTATGTCTATCCTATCCCCCTGGAAGGGATAATAATGAACGAGTATGGGCAATGATACAGTCATTCCCACTTACAATCTTGCCATTTTGGTTATATTGAGGAAGTTATTGTGGTTGCAACTCCAGAAAAACTGCAACATACTCACGAGCATCTACCAGGGCATGACCGAGTAGCTGTATTGCTCATGGGCTACGGTGAAGTCGAAACCTACGAAGATTTCGCTAATTATAACGAACAGGCTTTAAATCTACTTACTGCCAAATTCGCTCCAGTACCCACTTGGATTTATCCGCCCCTAGGAAAACTATTGGCGTTATTTGACCGTCATGAGTGGGGACATACACATCATGATTTCATCTCTCCACATAATGCCATTTTTGAACGGCAACGGGCTGGAATTGAACACGAATTACAACATAAATGGGGTGGTGGTGTTCAAGTTTTCAAAGCTTTTAACTTTTGCGCTCCTTTTTTGCCTAAACAGGTTTTAGCAGAACTCAAAAATCAAGGTTTTGAAAAAATCTTAATTTATCCGTTGTTGGTAGTAGATTCTATTTTCACCAGTGGCATAGCTATTGAGCAAGTTAATAATGCTCTAGCTGAATTAGCCAATGGTGATGAACATTGGGTCAAAGGAATGCGTTATATTCCTTCTTTCTACAATGAGCCTGAATATATTAATTTAATGGCGCGTTTGGTAGAAGAAAAAATTAATTCTGACTTAGCCGATGCCTACCTACCTTCACAAATTGGCATTGTGTTGATGAATCATGGTTGTCCTCACAAAGCCAAAGGATTTACATCTGGTATTGATGAAAGTCAAGCACTTTACGAATTAGTCAGAGAAAAGTTAATTAACCGGTATCCTTTAATTTCTGTAGGTTGGTTAAACCACCATACACCGCTAATTGAGTGGACACAGCCAAATGCTACCCAAGCTGCAAAAAATATCATTCAATTGGGTGCAGAAGTGGTAATATTTATGCCAATTGGCTTTGCCACAGAAAACCACGAAACATTGTTAGATGTTCATCACATCATTCATGTTTTAGAAAAACAGCATCCGAATGTGGATTATTTACAAATGGCTTGTGTAAATGACAATCCCCAATTTTTGGATATGGCTGCTGAATGGGCAAATGGTCATATTGCAGAGTTGATGCAAGAGGAAGCTAAGGAAGTTAATGTGCAGTTGCCTTTAACTCATCATCATCACCATCATCATTAGGTGATTGGAAAGAACAGGGTGCAGGATGTGAGAAGAATAATTTTTTGTCTCTTGCCTTTTCCTTGACCCAAATAGGGTGTCGGGTGTAGAGAACCCAGCCCTCTACACCTCTTTCAAACATAAAGTTCGTAACCGACCCAACTATGAATTGGGGGTTTTTTATTTGGAAGTCCCTTGAAGTAATTTTTATATTATTTCGAGACATAATCTCCGGTATTACTTTATGCTGTTAGTAGATTTTTAATCTAACAACATAATTTTAATACCAGTATCCAGATGAAAACAACT
It encodes the following:
- a CDS encoding helix-turn-helix domain-containing protein, whose amino-acid sequence is MNQATLPDVLTIEETSTYLRITVEAVLRQALHGKIPGRKIEDDWRFLKVAI
- a CDS encoding MFS transporter, producing the protein MFPTEPTAVNNGFAALLKSRNFMLMWIGQLISQLADKVLLILMIDLLEKKYLPANLSEGTGRLYLYMAFTLPAIFFGSAGGVIVDRMPKKLIMIASDLIRGLFTLCIPFLPRQLGILLALNFGISTVTQFFAPAEQATIPLMVKRENLMAANALFSSTMMGALIVGYAVGKPILHWAEYLNFQFGKELLVGGFYLLSAAIMLPIRFKEDLQTSVANPLTEFLQGWRYLKQNGLIWNAMLQIVALYCVFAALLELSIRLAAKLNLEQTDFSFFVAAAGVGMVLGAGIIGHFGQKLHRKPLPLIGFIFMAVALGMFIFIQNLALVLGLSVVLGLGAALINVPMQTLIQQYTPPAMHGKVFGFQNHAINIALSAPLLITTKLVNVFGLPVVLCGMSLTVLVIGFWTWHNTRRVLQDVI
- a CDS encoding helix-turn-helix domain-containing protein, with protein sequence MTSTLERIELYPQESKILIRIKYEDFITLVALAEKRHLEKQAEIEKRKIRLIASGGECKAEMTPKEGVCLCLVDLRQKPTFETLGLLFDLWRTKANNTFHYWVEILREILPVSQI
- a CDS encoding tellurite resistance TerB family protein, producing the protein MSKCDLLKSRSSKVKLEPEVAIAIMGLFSASADGEGIIPTEEYPLAEMLEGIGVFEEYAEEDFDQLTAKVNTLREKEKAENLIPSAIASLTKKNYRETAYITAILVVGMEEDISESDQDYLFELQEVLKISDERAEELIDEVFEEYEEEEEE
- a CDS encoding ferrochelatase; this encodes MVATPEKLQHTHEHLPGHDRVAVLLMGYGEVETYEDFANYNEQALNLLTAKFAPVPTWIYPPLGKLLALFDRHEWGHTHHDFISPHNAIFERQRAGIEHELQHKWGGGVQVFKAFNFCAPFLPKQVLAELKNQGFEKILIYPLLVVDSIFTSGIAIEQVNNALAELANGDEHWVKGMRYIPSFYNEPEYINLMARLVEEKINSDLADAYLPSQIGIVLMNHGCPHKAKGFTSGIDESQALYELVREKLINRYPLISVGWLNHHTPLIEWTQPNATQAAKNIIQLGAEVVIFMPIGFATENHETLLDVHHIIHVLEKQHPNVDYLQMACVNDNPQFLDMAAEWANGHIAELMQEEAKEVNVQLPLTHHHHHHH
- a CDS encoding HARBI1 family protein, giving the protein MSQFILINNRYAEKAIEKPGDYQEQEKYYSCKKKTHTLKNQFRVLPGGEDIVDIYIGQLGKISDTTVFRNNCQNLDAKERFLGDKAYIGEEFITTPYKKPKKAELSEISKEENKKISSRRIDVEHLICRGTTFRVASDRFPLAGHGYNPVIMAVCGLVGLDLNYSFILNHNI
- the ilvB gene encoding biosynthetic-type acetolactate synthase large subunit, translated to MRSQSVSAGESPSQISLPQSENNKKSPISNSPIVAPTRASGGFALLDSLLRHGVEYIFGYPGGAILPIYDDLYKVEASGIIKHILVRHEQGASHAADGYARATGKVGVCFGTSGPGATNLVTGIATAYMDSIPMIVVTGQVPRAAIGTDAFQETDIYGITLPIVKHSYVVRDPKDMARIVAEAFHIANTGRPGPVLIDVPKDVALEEFDYVPVEPGSVKLPGYRPTVKGNPRQINAAIQLITESGRPLLYVGGGVIAANAHAEVKRLAELFNIPVTTTLMGIGAFDEHHPLSLGMLGMHGTAYANFAVTDCDLLICVGARFDDRVTGRLGEFASRAKVIHIDIDPAEVGKNRVPEVPIVGDVKSVLTDLLRRCQDATGKTTPNQNQEWLNLINRWKQDYPLVVPHHADSISPQEVIVAVGSQAPNAFYTTDVGQHQMWAAQFLKNGPRRWISSAGLGTMGFGVPAAMGAKVGFPDEEVICISGDASFQMCLQELGTIAQYGINIKTVILNNGWQGMVRQWQEAFYGERYSCSNMEVGMPDIELLAQAYGIKGMVISSREELADKIAEMLAHNGPVIVDVHVTRDENCYPMVAPGKSNAQMFGLPKPPPTNTDEPVACSHCGTKNSPNHNFCSECGTKL
- a CDS encoding IS66 family transposase; translated protein: MLWELGPIEIGVGTLVGTNEGIDGPVAQSIHSLKQWIKQTQPHILGDETLWVVKGVKQWLWIFANSDFPLFHGPDTPCPGELESIVGSSYSGVISSDDFTAYNGYAVTAQQKCQAHLPYPVTSRH